From the genome of Portunus trituberculatus isolate SZX2019 chromosome 5, ASM1759143v1, whole genome shotgun sequence:
taataataataagcattCTTTGATGTGACAAGTAATGATGCACTGACTGGTAGATGCTTTACCTAATTCATGCTGGTGTCTGACTGCTTctactgctttatttttttctgcattggAGATGTAAATCTGCGTTGCATAACAAAATATGCCTTTTGCTTCATAAGGTTAACGCACTttgctttcattgtttattaaaGGCGCAAATATTGTCAAAGTAATGGCATTTGTGATACAAGTACAGCAGGTATGAACTCCATATACAAGCAttgctatatatgtatgttatacCATGGCACCAATAGCATGCTTATGTCTGTGTTGTCACTCATCATTTGTGTTTTCTGACCTTTTGCCATGACTAACAcaccctttgtttgttttcttgtgtactTTACCTTCAATACTGCTTTTGTCAGTTCTTAATTTTAATGTTCTCTGAACCTTTGAATGAAAATGTTTTCAGTGATGCGTTTCTTAACActgaatctattttttttcccagattatttttatcatatggTTTGTGGCAATAAAGTTTGGAACTTgacccttttatttttcatatttcctccacacacacacacacacacacacacacacacacacacacacacacacacacacacacacacgagtgtgtaaataaatgagaatctctctctctctctctctctctctctctctctctctctctctctctctctatatatatatatatatatatatatatatatatatatatatatatatatatatatatatatatatatatatatatatatatacacacacacacacacacacacacacacacacgtaatgataAAAGTATTACTGGCTACATCTGGCAGTTCAGGGTTAGTGCTTCGTCCAGATGATAGATGGCGCGCGAAAAAGAAAATTCCGGTGGTATTTGGTAACTGTTTGGCGTCAAACTTTTGCATATGTTGAATGCTAagctttccagtctttcttctGTACTGTCTTTGATGGTGGGACACTTCTTCATGCCACACTGGTGTAGCGTAAAATCTTGTCCCACCCCTACTGCGCATGCGCCACTCAGAGAAAAATGTCGTAGCCAACGGTCGGTATGCCTCAAGTCACCGTCATGAATAAAGGCAGAGCGCTTGGATATGTCGCTCTTTCTCTAAGTTTACAACCGCTTTCTCTGGTGACGCCCTTTCTCTTCATATGAGAcggaaacagaaataaaagcatCTTCCCCCTCCCgaattctctttctctgtctctttcttattctctctctctctctctctctctctctctctctctctctctctctctctctctctctctcttcatatagaaactgaaagataaatgaaataaacgctctttctctttctcttttttctcctaactctccctctctcttttggcATAAGATAAACTGCAGtacagagttgaaagagtttgaccaggcaatgAGAGCACTAGGGCACAGTTTCACAGTTTTTGGGAACAATAGGAGAGACCCTATcatgtccataagccttccgacaGGTTTAGGCCAGCTATGGCATGGAACATACTATTGTGCAGAATTTTCATTTCAGTGTATGAAATagtcaggatgaaataaaggagggaaggaagaagtaaaaatcAGATGCAAATAATGCATGaggaactgagacaaatattaCAAACAACACAGacaagaaggaatgaataacaGGCAATAacggaggaaagacagacaagaataaattaagaacaaacaacaccgaagaaagaacaaggaagatttgaacAACAGCTAGATGAAAGGCAGGAGAATGTTCTAGGGATGCAGGAGACAGCTCACCAGGCTCACCCagaggtaaaagaaataaattacagGATGAGTATTTTAAGTGAAAGAGTGCAGACCCTTAAAAAAAGTTCGATTGTAAACAACCGGCCAAGGCCTAAGGAAGACAGTTGTGCCCCAATCGAGTGGGGTAAACGCGGTGGAAGTAACTTGAATCCAATTGCACCTGAATTTACCTACCAAAAGTGCTGTCAGGATCAGTGCCATTGTTATGGGTTATGTTGGGATGCCAGTTAGGAAGAAATCGCAGGAATCTGACGGTAAGGTTTATTGGAAAGCTTATAGAGCACAGTCTGAGTTGTTTGCAGGTTGGAATGAATGGGATGACAAAGAAAGTGTATCCCAATTGAAAATAGTATTGAGGGTTCGATATTGGAGGTTCTTGAGTCGGCCGGCAGTTTGGCAGGAGGCAGCTACTGAAACCTGccgcttgtattttttttttataccttatGAGTTTTTTACGGGAATTTCCGGGCTAATGGAGACATCCTATCGTAGCACTGTCCTGAGCAGAACTCTTTCCCTTGAACCGTTAGGAACGAGGTAGGGTAATTGGGGGAGTAAATATATAAGACTGAATTTTCCTGTTTGAGGAAGAGACCACAGGGATATGGGGTAGGTGGTTGTCAACATCGGGTGGCTCCGTTCGCAGGAGGACTTCTCTTGCTGTCCTGAAAGCGGTTGCTGAAGTGAGAATGCAATTTTGTCGCTTCATTTCCTCCGCAGCAGAGATAGAGCAAAAATGAATTGGTGACATCTGGTTAGTGGATGCTGTATTCCAGGCAGATTCGTATGAGCGGCAGACTGTTTTTTGGCCTGGTGTTGACTCTGACATTGCCGGTACTGTTCGTTCCTGCAAACCATGTCAAAAGCTGATGCTAAGCCAACAACAAGAACCCTTTATATGTGATGACAATCCCTCCAGACCCTTTGAGTCCATTTCCGCAGACTTCTTCATAGTCGCTGGGAAGTCTTTCCTCGTCATTGCAGACAGACTCTCGGGGTGGCCTGTAGTTGTCCCATGTGGTGTGGGCACCNNNNNNNNNNNNNNNNNNNNNNNNNNNNNNNNNNNNNNNNNNNNNNNNNNNNNNNNNNNNNNNNNNNNNNNNNNNNNNNNNNNNNNNNNNNNNNNNNNNNNNNNNNNNNNNNNNNNNNNNNNNNNNNNNNNNNNNNNNNNNNNNNNNNNNNNNNNNNNNNNNNNNNNNNNNNNNNNNNNNNNNNNNNNNNNNNNNNNNNNNNNNNNNNNNNNNNNNNNNNNNNNNNNNNNNNNNNNNNNNNNNNNNNNNNNNNNNNNNNNNNNNNNNNNNNNNNNNNNNNNNNNNNNNNNNNNNNNNNNNNNNNNNNNNNNNNNNNNNNNNNNNNNNNNNNNNNNNNNNNNNNNNNNNNNNNNNNNNNNNNNNNNNNNNNNNNNNNNNNNNNNNNNNNNNNNNNNNNNNNNNNNNNNNNNNNNNNNNNNNNNNNNNNNNNNNNNNNNNNNNNNNNNNNNNNNNNNNNNNNNNNNNNNNNNNNNNNNNNNNNNNNNNNNNNNNNNNNNNNNgagagagagagagagagagagagagagagagagagagagagagagaccttagtgtttcagtgtgtggaggccataaattcagagtgttattgaagcagtgggtctTAAAATGACATCAGaacctgccaaattgtcttaaaatgccatcaaaacctgccaaactttcttaaattgcactcaaaatctgccaaactctcttaatatgccctgaaaacatgtcaaactgtcttaatatgcccttagaacatgccaaactgtcttaaaatgtcttcaaaatatGACAAACTATTTTAAcatggcctcaaaaccagctaaactgtctcaaatttccctcaaaacataacaaactaccttaatatgccctccaaatctgccaaactgtcttcaatttccctaaaaacctccaaaattgtcttaatatacactcaaaaccaaactgtctcaatatgccctccaaaatgtcttaaaatgccctcaaaacatgtcaaactgtctcaaaatgctctcaaaacatgccaaactgtctcaatatggccataaaatatgtcaaacttctcaaaataccctcaaaatatgccaaactgtcttaaattgccctcaaagcatgtcaaactgtcttaaattgccctgaaatatgtcaaactgtcttaaaatacccttaaaaaatgcttcaaaatcttacccagcccaacccaaccacacctccccacaccacacaccacaccactgacctgcataaggaagggagccgtgtgacctcagcattgagtggccacctcctctcgggtcacagtgaagtcccagtccaaggagtcctgcggcaaaaggtcagaggtcacacaggtcacactgggatagtaataatagtaatagtattagcacaggaggaggaggaggaggaggaggaggaggaggaggaggaggaggaggaggaggaggaggaggaggaggaggaggaggaggaggaggaggaggaggaggaggaggaggaggaggaggaggaggaggaggaggaggaggaggaggaggaggaggaggaggaggagaggaggaggaggaggaggaggaggaggaggaggaggaggaggaggaggaggaggagagagagagagagagagagagagagagagagagagagagagagagagagagagagagagagagagagagagagagagagagagagagagagagagattgaaatagcaaaactttatgaaatgacaatatttattattttaccttttctttttctctcttttcttcttctcctcctcttctcatattcctccacctcttccttcttcttcttcttcttcttcctcttcctcttcctccttctcctcttgccttggtccgtctttctccatatttttaacacaatctgaaataaataaaactggattaatatgagagagagagagagagagagagagagagagagagagagagagagagagagagagagagagagagagagagagagagagagagagagagagaccttagtgtttcagtgtgcggaggccataaattcagagtgttattgaagcagtgggtaagtaagtgaagtgcttgacagtgacacatagagaataagtgaataagtgaagtgataatacaagatacatagtgacacaagtgatacactgcaggagtaattatcactacatcaataagaacactagcagtcaaatagttggtgggctttgagataggagatacccataaTGCCTTCTTTAGCCCGTTAAAACTCAATGGAAATGCACCTATGCTTTCAATCTCCATTAATTCTCATCGTCCACACTtttatgtccacatttaaaactgtacactcttctaaatcaagtgaaaaaattggtttatgagacaaaattgtaagaaaaacacgctttcacacaccccacactcaccaaacacacagcacaccagcacacaccattcccacacctgcacacaccagcaaaccacaaacaaccctttgcaaacactggaaaatgcaaaaaaacacacccaaaaaatatagtttacacaacaaacaacacatttacacacacaccacatgtaccacacacacaccacacctgcagaaACCTTTccaacacctgcacacaccagcacagtacacagcttggtgtgtggagggaaatatggaggaaagaaaaggaggtggtggagggaaaaatgagaaaaattgtcaggttttgaagtgagatttagaaaagtactattttgactatgatagaagtgagataggagactcaaaattggagggaaggtggaggaaacatggaggaaatagtctactgaaggaaaagccaggaggacctgtggagggagatatggaggaaacaagacaaacattacctaaccaaaacgcaccaaaaattacctaaaaatattgcatcaagcaacaaaacacacacacacacacacacacacacaccatattgatagaattttcagagagacgtataatttgctaaggaatattggagtagcatttcactatatggacaaggaaatgatgaagaaattgataagtactaaaataaaacctagattggaatatgcaggagttgtgtggactccccataaaaaaaaacacataagaaaattagagagactacaaaaaatggctgcaagaatggttccagaatttaaagggatggcatatgaggagagactaaaggcaatggatctaccaaccttggagcagagaagagagagaggggatctgatacaagtttataaattgattaacggaatggatgaagtggataatgagaaactgatcctgagagaagaatatgactttagaagcacaagatcgcatagtaagaaactaaggaagggacgatgtctgagagatgttaaaaaatttagtttcccgcaaagatgtgttgagacttggaacagtttgagtgaggaagtggtgtcagcaaagagtgtacatagttttaaagaaaaattagataagtctagatatggagacgggaccacacgagcataaagcccaggccctgtaaaactacaactaggtaaatacatacacacacacacacacacctgcactccacaaacaacccttaaatcacacctggaaaacacccacaataagtctaccctagccaacccacaccaaaaaaataaatactatacataggtagctatagttgacattacaaaacatacaaaaaacagtattattccagtgtttcaccacattccactaaatgttttttacccacctcatgagatagagctcctcattACGAGTATTTTAATCCCATATTTATAAGGCGCAACCTATTTATAATGGTGATACCGAATTTCAAAAATTTAATCGTATTTTGGCGATCTCACTCCCGAGTCAATAGAACAGAGACAGACTGGCGCGAGAGCTGCTCGACCCAGGGCAGCGGCTAGCGTGCGGCCAACATTAGTGACTCGTTTTGTTTGAGCTATTGTTTCCGCTGATTGGTTACTTCCGTTTGAAAGTGAACTGgcagccaatgaaaaaaaaaatcataatttattcAACCAATCACGGTGGCCTTGAGACTTGCGGTATGAATTTGAATTCAGTTTGAGGCAAGATGTCCCACTGTGCAGGTTGTGAACTGCATTACTTCAAtgttttggttatcatattttcaataGATGTCATGTCGGCTGAGTGAGAGCTGTGAGGGTGGAGCTGGGAAACGAGGAAAACTGGAGGGACCACTTCATTTGGACAGTGCCACAGTTCCTACTAATACATATTGGTTTgtagagcaagaaaaataaatcatgaaaataatttaataCAACAACACCTGGATAGAATTTTGATTGTCCCCATCATATTGACAGGTTAATGGTATATGAtggctgttattatcattgatgttttctttcaggGCTCACAAGCAGACACGCAGTGTTGTCCAAAGAGGCACTGGGCAGCTGAAACACCGATTTCATGTCTTGCACAGTGAGGTCCGGGTCAGCCCACCATTGAAGGTGTGCAAGATGGTGCATGTTTGTGCTATGTTGCACAATATATGTAAAGACAGGAATATTCCTATTCCTATTGATGCAGGCCACCCTGACTTTGAAGAGCAGCAGCACGACATCGTACAAGAAGTGCCACCACTTCCAGCTGCTCGACAAAATCCGGGTCGCCTGTATCGAGATGAATTCTGCAACTTGCATTTCAAgtatgttgattattttgtaCCAATATATACTGGCTTTACTGTATTTGATCTTGGATATGTCCACTTATCATGCATTAGTATCTCATTACTGTTGATTaaccaccttttttttcagcaatcCTGCCAGAAACATggcccacctgccccaccactgATCTGGTGACACATGCAGAGATCAATTTTGCAACTTGCATTTCAAGTATGTTGGTTATTCATTCTGTACCAATATTTACTGGCTTCTATAAATAATCTTGGATACATTCACTCATCATCTCATTATTGTTGATAAGcaacctaatttttcttttcttttcttttttttcattctttccagcaTTCCTGCTTGAAGTGTGGATCTCCTGCCCTTCAGCACACATGGCCAGTCACATGCCAAGGTACTGTCAACATCTatgttttccatctcccttaattCTTATCCTCACTGCTTTTGTGTTGACATTtaaaaactgtacactcttctaaatcaacataaatgctttctatctctcctaattgtcatcctccacacttccatgtcaacattttaaaccttacactcttctaaatcaacatagatactttcatctctcttaatcctcatcctcgacacttccatgtccacatttaaaactgtacactcttctaaatcaacatacatgctttccatctccattaattgtcatcctccacacttctgtgtccacatttaaaactgtacactcttctaaatcaacatatatactttccatctcccttaattcttatccttgctgcttccatgtccacatttaaaaccatacacccttctaaatcaacatatatgctttccatctctcttaattgtcatcctcactgcttccatgttgacatttaaaaccatacactcttctaaatcaacatctatgctttccatctccctcaATTGTCATCCTCCATAATTCCATGTCAACATTttaaactgtacactcttctaaatcaacacatatgctttcatctctcttaatttctcatcctccacacttccatgacCACATTtcaaactgtacactcttctaaatcaacatatatgcttTCAATCTCCATTAATTCTAATCGTTCACACTTctatgtccacatttaaaaccatacactcttctaaatcaacatatatacttTTCATCTCCATTAATTCTCATCCTCCccacttccatgtccacattttaaaccgtacactcttctaaatcaacatatatgctttccatctcccttaattgtcatcctcactgcttccatcactttcttcctgggagctcctggcctcactgtcc
Proteins encoded in this window:
- the LOC123514812 gene encoding uncharacterized protein LOC123514812, which encodes MFVLCCTIYVKTGIFLFLLMQATLTLKSSSTTSYKKCHHFQLLDKIRVACIEMNSATCISTILPETWPTCPTTDLVTHAEINFATCISTFLLEVWISCPSAHMASHMPSLSRSRIL